A region from the Mesorhizobium sp. J8 genome encodes:
- a CDS encoding sensor histidine kinase, with amino-acid sequence MPTNTPEIDGRAVLVLAPIGRDGPATVEILSRIGIPAVVCADFSTLIQRLGPQCLAVIAAEEGLYGRDLGELIRWTTDQPVWSDLPFIILTSHLTHQRATAWRAELVSSLGNVTLLERPVESITLTSSTRAALRGRQRQYELRELLSELEHGNERFRLIVENARDYAIILSDPDDIIIDWLPGAAAVFGWSADEMLGKPTSSIFTPEDQAHGVPRQELSRARAEGVAPNVRWHETKDGRRVFLDGQTVALRNDDGTIRGFMKIGKDITERKRNEERQAVLTAELQHRVRNVLATVASLVRRGDTTGTTQEFRERLSGRIAAMARTQTLLTRGAGEGVDLDSIVRDELLAQAADPSRVSVDGPSIILMPKAAEVLTLAIHELTTNAAKYGAIGAPEGKVNVHWAHKPQEGQDWLELTWQESGVETSPGRQMRKGFGTELITRRVPFELKGSGQMQLTESGLLCRISFPLQPSESVLQTDVPAEHGEKNRRGS; translated from the coding sequence GTGCCGACGAACACGCCTGAAATCGACGGCAGGGCGGTTCTTGTTCTCGCTCCAATCGGGCGGGATGGGCCAGCGACGGTCGAGATTTTGTCGCGCATCGGCATCCCAGCAGTCGTGTGTGCCGATTTTAGCACTTTGATCCAAAGACTCGGCCCACAATGTCTTGCCGTAATAGCCGCCGAAGAAGGTCTGTACGGCCGCGACCTCGGCGAATTGATCCGTTGGACAACAGACCAGCCGGTCTGGTCGGATCTTCCTTTCATCATTCTCACCAGCCACCTAACGCACCAGAGGGCCACGGCGTGGCGAGCCGAGCTGGTATCGTCGCTCGGAAATGTCACGCTGCTGGAGCGGCCGGTCGAGTCCATCACGCTTACGAGTTCGACCCGGGCAGCACTGCGTGGTCGCCAGCGCCAATACGAACTCAGAGAGTTGCTAAGCGAACTGGAGCACGGAAATGAGCGCTTCCGGCTGATCGTGGAGAATGCCAGAGACTATGCAATCATTCTAAGTGACCCGGACGATATCATCATCGACTGGCTTCCCGGCGCCGCCGCCGTTTTTGGTTGGAGCGCAGACGAAATGCTGGGAAAGCCGACCTCCTCGATCTTCACACCTGAAGATCAGGCACACGGTGTACCCAGACAGGAACTCAGCCGGGCGCGCGCTGAGGGTGTCGCTCCAAATGTCCGTTGGCACGAGACTAAGGACGGGCGTCGGGTTTTTCTCGACGGCCAGACCGTGGCACTTCGCAACGATGACGGAACAATTCGCGGCTTCATGAAGATCGGCAAGGACATAACCGAGCGCAAGCGCAACGAAGAGCGCCAGGCGGTCCTTACGGCTGAGTTGCAGCATCGCGTTCGCAATGTTCTTGCAACGGTCGCTTCGCTCGTCAGAAGGGGCGATACGACGGGCACGACTCAGGAATTTCGTGAACGGCTGAGTGGCCGAATTGCCGCCATGGCACGCACCCAGACTCTGCTTACACGAGGAGCCGGAGAAGGTGTTGACCTGGACAGCATCGTGCGCGACGAACTCCTGGCCCAAGCAGCCGATCCTTCGCGAGTTTCAGTCGATGGGCCTTCCATCATACTGATGCCAAAGGCGGCTGAAGTTCTAACACTGGCAATTCACGAATTGACAACAAACGCCGCCAAGTACGGCGCCATTGGAGCGCCGGAGGGCAAAGTCAATGTCCATTGGGCACACAAGCCGCAGGAAGGTCAGGACTGGCTGGAACTGACATGGCAAGAGAGCGGCGTCGAAACATCACCGGGTCGCCAGATGCGCAAAGGATTTGGGACCGAGCTAATCACCCGCCGCGTCCCGTTCGAGCTTAAGGGTTCCGGCCAGATGCAGCTTACCGAAAGCGGGCTTTTATGCCGAATTTCTTTTCCTCTGCAGCCGAGCGAAAGCGTGCTGCAGACCGACGTGCCCGCGGAGCACGGCGAGAAAAACAGGAGAGGTTCATGA
- a CDS encoding response regulator: MSFDLHGRAVLVVEDDFYLADDTGQMLEKAGAEVLGPVSAAEDALSLLELQRPDYAVVDVNLGAGPSFALASALQARGIPFVFLTGYDSDIIPAKFRSVPCLQKPVDPEKVLVALSTLEVGGRNLPSR; encoded by the coding sequence ATGAGCTTCGACCTGCACGGCCGAGCAGTGTTGGTGGTCGAGGACGACTTTTACCTTGCCGACGACACTGGACAGATGCTCGAAAAGGCCGGGGCCGAAGTTCTGGGTCCTGTCAGCGCGGCCGAGGATGCTCTTTCGCTGCTGGAGCTTCAGAGGCCGGACTATGCCGTGGTGGACGTTAACCTCGGCGCTGGTCCCAGCTTCGCGCTGGCCTCCGCCCTTCAGGCGCGGGGAATACCTTTTGTCTTCCTTACCGGCTATGACTCCGACATCATACCGGCCAAGTTCAGGAGCGTCCCCTGTCTGCAAAAGCCGGTCGATCCTGAGAAAGTGCTGGTCGCGCTTTCAACTCTCGAAGTTGGTGGACGGAATCTCCCCTCAAGATAG
- a CDS encoding ATPase domain-containing protein: MADDHSGSTRPANGNDDIEDLGEKRVSTGSEGLDNILGGGFDPDRMYLYEGRPGTGKTTIALQFLLEGVRLGERVLYVTLSESQRELALVAKRHGWSLDGIDIFELIPPETSLDPNRELTILHPAEVELSETTNLVFEKVAALDPSRVVFDSLSELRLLAQNSLRYRRQVLALKHFFAARRCTVVLLDDLSSADTDLQLHSICHGVINLEQLALGYGAERRRIRVVKMRGIQFRGGYHDFTIVKGGLRIFPRLIAAEHHKEFVVEAAPSGNAELDKLLGGGIERGTNALFIGAAGVGKSSLALTFALAAAQRGEHAVYFAFDEGRGTIEARAQTLGMPLDRALANGTIRLQQIDPAELSPGEFAAGVRASVERDKARVVVIDSLNGYLNAMPDERFLILQMHELLSYLGQQGVTTILILAQHGLVGPMDTPLDISYLSDAVLMLRYFEFGGSVRRALSVVKKRSGNHEHTIREFQLTPNGIALGPPLTHFSGVFSGTPTYTSDKELPMVRGADEHA; encoded by the coding sequence ATGGCCGACGATCACAGTGGGAGCACCAGACCAGCAAACGGCAATGATGACATTGAAGATTTGGGAGAGAAGCGGGTATCTACGGGGAGTGAGGGGCTGGACAACATTTTAGGTGGGGGGTTTGACCCCGACCGGATGTATCTTTACGAGGGCCGCCCCGGCACCGGCAAAACCACGATCGCGCTTCAATTTCTGCTCGAGGGTGTACGGCTGGGCGAGCGCGTGCTCTACGTAACCCTGTCCGAAAGCCAACGCGAACTCGCATTGGTGGCCAAACGCCACGGTTGGTCGCTCGATGGCATCGACATTTTCGAGTTGATCCCGCCGGAGACGTCGCTCGATCCCAATCGTGAACTGACCATCTTGCATCCGGCCGAAGTCGAACTCAGCGAGACCACAAACCTGGTGTTCGAAAAGGTTGCCGCCCTTGATCCTTCACGAGTGGTGTTTGACAGCTTGTCGGAGCTGCGTCTGCTCGCTCAGAACTCGCTGCGCTACCGGCGCCAGGTCCTTGCCCTCAAGCATTTTTTTGCGGCACGTCGTTGCACGGTCGTTTTGCTCGATGACCTTTCATCGGCGGACACGGATCTTCAATTGCACTCGATATGCCATGGGGTGATCAATCTGGAGCAACTCGCATTGGGCTACGGTGCGGAACGGCGTCGCATACGGGTTGTCAAGATGCGAGGCATTCAGTTCCGCGGCGGGTATCATGATTTCACGATCGTAAAAGGCGGGCTGAGAATATTCCCTCGACTGATAGCCGCGGAGCACCACAAGGAATTCGTGGTTGAAGCTGCGCCGAGCGGGAATGCCGAACTCGACAAGTTGCTCGGCGGTGGAATCGAGCGGGGTACCAATGCCTTGTTCATCGGCGCCGCCGGCGTCGGAAAATCCTCGCTCGCCTTGACCTTCGCCCTGGCCGCGGCGCAGCGGGGCGAGCATGCCGTGTATTTCGCCTTTGACGAGGGCCGCGGCACGATCGAGGCGCGTGCGCAGACATTGGGAATGCCGCTCGACCGAGCACTGGCGAACGGCACCATCAGGCTGCAGCAGATCGATCCGGCGGAGCTTTCTCCCGGCGAATTCGCCGCCGGCGTGCGAGCAAGCGTCGAGCGGGACAAGGCCAGGGTTGTCGTGATCGACAGCCTGAACGGCTATTTGAACGCGATGCCCGACGAGCGCTTCCTGATCCTGCAGATGCACGAGTTGCTGAGCTATCTCGGACAGCAGGGCGTAACGACCATCCTCATTCTCGCACAGCATGGTCTGGTTGGTCCGATGGATACCCCTCTGGACATCAGCTATCTAAGCGACGCCGTCCTCATGCTGCGCTATTTCGAATTCGGAGGTTCGGTCCGGCGTGCGCTCTCGGTCGTCAAGAAACGCAGCGGTAATCACGAGCATACCATCCGGGAATTTCAACTGACACCGAACGGCATAGCACTAGGTCCGCCCCTCACGCACTTCTCCGGGGTCTTCTCCGGAACACCGACCTATACCAGCGACAAGGAACTGCCGATGGTGCGCGGTGCCGACGAACACGCCTGA